The Lentzea guizhouensis genome contains a region encoding:
- a CDS encoding WD40 repeat domain-containing protein, with translation MLTAALSVLLVATTAVTIAAVTAGSEATRQRNSALSQKVAQDAERLRGTDPAVAAQLALAAFRLSPTTEARSAVLGSFTPSYATRLTGHTDNVNAVAHNASRKLLASASHDRTVRHVDIADPHHPRELRTLTAHTNNVAHLAFNSSGSVLATAGWDRTARLWDTTTGTVLATLTGHTDTVNAVAFSQDDRLLATAGSDKTARLWDLTDVRQPREIAVFPHSAPVIALATSDTHLATGSWDGSTLLWDLAAKTSQPLTGHAGPVHAIAVSPDGTQVATAGQDRTIRVWHTDGGSRVLTGHTDALRGLAFDRSGRLASTSVDRTVRVWDLAHPGDPLVLTGHTGPVVGAVFAGDTLVTASDDHTVRLWDLPMSLSHTDSVYSVAASGTLVASGGYDRTVRLLENGDTTAVLTGPADAVNSVAFSPDRRTLYAASADHLVHRWDIADPRQPEPLPPLAGHADAVNAMAVSPDGRVLATGSTDRAVVLWDTATGASLGTLSGHAGSVQALAFSPDSRRLASGGDDFGVRIWDVERRQVVTHLPGQEHVVKAVAFSQDGTRLATGTADFAVRVWDSATGARTAELTGHTDTVHAVAFSPDGRTLASASADHDVRLWRLSDHTSAAVLSGHGERVYGLAYVDAHTLLSASGDHTVRAWEADEEHAAQRVCATAAPELTQQDWDRHFPDIDRTPLCGS, from the coding sequence GTGCTCACCGCCGCGCTCTCGGTGCTGCTCGTGGCCACGACCGCCGTCACCATCGCGGCCGTCACCGCCGGGTCCGAGGCCACCCGGCAACGCAACAGCGCGCTCTCCCAGAAGGTCGCGCAGGACGCGGAGCGGTTGCGCGGCACCGACCCCGCGGTCGCCGCCCAGCTCGCGCTCGCCGCGTTCCGCCTCTCCCCCACGACCGAGGCCCGCAGCGCGGTGCTCGGCTCGTTCACGCCGTCCTACGCCACCCGGCTCACCGGCCACACCGACAACGTCAACGCGGTGGCGCACAACGCGTCCAGGAAACTGCTGGCCAGCGCGAGCCACGACCGCACGGTCCGGCACGTCGACATCGCCGACCCGCACCACCCCCGCGAACTGCGGACGCTGACCGCCCACACCAACAACGTCGCGCACCTCGCGTTCAACTCCAGCGGCAGCGTGCTCGCCACGGCCGGATGGGACCGCACCGCACGTCTGTGGGACACCACTACCGGCACGGTCCTCGCCACCCTCACCGGGCACACCGACACCGTCAACGCGGTCGCGTTCAGCCAGGACGACCGCCTGCTCGCCACCGCGGGCAGCGACAAGACAGCCCGGCTCTGGGACCTCACCGACGTGCGCCAGCCGCGGGAGATCGCCGTGTTCCCGCACTCCGCACCCGTGATCGCGCTCGCGACGAGCGACACGCACCTCGCGACCGGCTCGTGGGACGGCTCGACCCTGCTGTGGGACCTCGCCGCGAAGACCTCCCAGCCGCTCACCGGCCACGCCGGTCCGGTCCACGCGATCGCGGTCAGCCCCGACGGCACACAGGTGGCGACCGCCGGCCAGGACCGCACGATCCGGGTCTGGCACACCGACGGCGGGTCGCGCGTCCTCACCGGGCACACGGACGCCCTGCGCGGCCTGGCCTTCGACCGGTCCGGCCGGCTCGCGAGCACGAGCGTCGACCGCACGGTCCGCGTGTGGGACCTGGCCCACCCCGGCGACCCGCTGGTGCTGACGGGCCACACCGGCCCCGTCGTCGGCGCGGTGTTCGCGGGCGACACCCTGGTGACCGCGAGCGACGACCACACCGTCCGGCTGTGGGACCTGCCGATGTCGTTGAGCCACACGGACTCCGTGTACTCCGTCGCTGCCTCCGGCACCCTCGTCGCGTCCGGCGGCTACGACCGGACGGTGCGGTTGCTGGAGAACGGCGACACCACCGCCGTGCTCACCGGCCCGGCCGACGCGGTCAACTCGGTCGCGTTCTCCCCCGACCGCCGCACCCTCTACGCCGCCAGCGCCGACCACCTGGTGCACCGCTGGGACATCGCCGATCCGCGCCAACCGGAACCGCTGCCGCCGCTCGCCGGGCACGCGGACGCGGTGAACGCCATGGCCGTCAGCCCGGACGGCCGGGTGCTCGCGACCGGCAGCACCGACCGGGCGGTCGTGCTGTGGGACACCGCGACCGGCGCGTCGCTCGGCACCCTGTCCGGGCACGCGGGATCGGTGCAGGCGCTGGCCTTCAGCCCCGACAGCCGCCGGCTCGCGAGCGGCGGTGACGACTTCGGTGTGCGGATCTGGGACGTCGAACGGCGCCAGGTCGTCACCCACCTGCCCGGCCAGGAGCACGTGGTGAAGGCGGTCGCGTTCAGCCAGGACGGCACCAGGCTGGCCACCGGCACCGCCGACTTCGCCGTGCGCGTCTGGGACTCCGCGACCGGCGCGCGCACGGCCGAGCTGACCGGGCACACCGACACCGTGCACGCCGTCGCGTTCTCCCCCGACGGCCGGACGCTGGCCAGTGCGAGCGCCGACCACGACGTGCGGTTGTGGCGCCTGTCCGACCACACGTCCGCGGCGGTGCTCAGCGGTCACGGCGAACGGGTGTACGGGCTGGCCTACGTGGACGCGCACACGTTGCTCAGCGCGAGCGGCGACCACACCGTCCGGGCGTGGGAAGCCGATGAAGAGCATGCGGCACAACGGGTCTGCGCGACAGCGGCACCGGAGCTGACGCAGCAGGACTGGGACCGCCACTTCCCCGACATCGACCGCACGCCGCTCTGCGGATCTTGA
- a CDS encoding ArgE/DapE family deacylase, which yields MNPRDLLADLVAIDSVNPDLVPGGNGESAVVDFCTGWFAANGFETRRLEERPGRPSVVATARGTGGGSSLMLNGHVDTVGLAGYDGDPLKPEVRDGKMFGRGTFDMKGGIAAMMVAAARAKQHPLRGDIIVACVADEEHGSTGTAEVLKHFRADAAIVTEPSHLEVTLAHKGFVWFEVTVEGRAAHGSRPDLGIDAITKAGHFLVALEELGHRLATGPQHPLLGGGTVHASMITGGEEASTYPARCRITLERRTVPGETPDSTTKELTDILDHLTRTVPDFRYRLHRGLARDPFEADPDARIVRTLVDSLGEPPVVRAEPFWTDCALLDQAGIPCLLFGVDGAGAHAATEYVDLASLDRLTDVLTRTTTRFCG from the coding sequence GTGAACCCGCGCGACCTGCTGGCCGACCTCGTCGCGATCGACTCGGTCAACCCGGACCTCGTCCCCGGCGGCAACGGTGAGTCCGCCGTCGTCGACTTCTGCACCGGCTGGTTCGCGGCCAACGGCTTCGAGACCCGCCGCCTGGAAGAACGCCCCGGCAGGCCCTCGGTGGTCGCCACGGCGAGGGGCACCGGCGGCGGCAGCAGCCTGATGCTGAACGGCCACGTCGACACGGTCGGCCTCGCGGGCTACGACGGCGACCCGCTCAAGCCGGAGGTCCGCGACGGCAAGATGTTCGGGCGCGGCACGTTCGACATGAAGGGCGGCATCGCGGCCATGATGGTCGCCGCCGCGAGGGCCAAGCAACACCCCCTTCGCGGCGACATCATCGTGGCGTGCGTGGCGGACGAGGAACACGGCAGCACGGGCACCGCGGAGGTCCTCAAGCACTTCCGAGCCGACGCCGCGATCGTCACCGAACCGAGCCACCTCGAAGTCACGCTGGCGCACAAGGGTTTCGTGTGGTTCGAGGTCACGGTCGAAGGGCGCGCCGCCCACGGCTCACGCCCCGATCTCGGCATCGACGCGATCACCAAGGCCGGCCACTTCCTGGTCGCGCTGGAGGAGCTCGGGCACCGCCTCGCCACCGGGCCGCAGCACCCGTTGCTGGGCGGCGGAACCGTGCACGCCTCGATGATCACCGGCGGCGAGGAGGCGTCCACCTACCCGGCGCGGTGCCGGATCACCCTGGAACGCCGCACGGTCCCCGGCGAGACGCCCGACAGCACCACGAAGGAGCTCACGGACATCCTCGACCACCTCACCCGCACTGTGCCCGACTTCCGCTACCGGCTGCACCGCGGCCTCGCCCGCGACCCGTTCGAGGCCGATCCCGACGCGCGCATCGTCCGCACGCTCGTCGACAGCCTCGGCGAGCCGCCGGTCGTCCGCGCGGAACCGTTCTGGACCGACTGCGCCCTGCTCGACCAGGCCGGGATCCCGTGCCTGCTGTTCGGAGTGGACGGTGCGGGCGCGCACGCCGCGACCGAGTACGTCGACCTCGCCTCGCTCGACCGGCTCACCGACGTGCTCACCAGGACGACCACCCGGTTCTGCGGTTGA
- a CDS encoding pyridoxal-phosphate dependent enzyme — protein MMWFTRPGAQRWRCSPAPREVRDFHAGLPGYAPTPLTELPELAAEANIGRLLVKDESERLGLPAFKALGASWAVHRVLQRHAGPATLVTATDGNYGRAVARMARLNGQRAHVFVPEHVHPEVRAAIAAEGARVSTVRGSYDDAVKAAAGADGVLVQDMGWPGYEEVPGWIVEGYATLCAEVDEQLGQAPDLVVVPVGVGSLAQAVITHYRSSTATPRILAVEPENAACVTASLLNGAPVTIGTTDTIMAGLNCGTPSGTAWPFLHNGLDAAITVTDEECARAAADLHAHDVHSGPCGAAPLAGLRAAPRAELGLDETSVVVLLSTEGRTANPRGAA, from the coding sequence ATGATGTGGTTCACGCGACCAGGTGCGCAGCGGTGGCGGTGCTCGCCGGCCCCGCGGGAGGTGCGGGACTTCCACGCGGGCCTTCCGGGGTACGCGCCCACTCCGCTCACGGAGCTGCCGGAGCTCGCCGCCGAGGCCAACATCGGCAGGTTGCTCGTCAAGGACGAGTCGGAGCGGTTGGGGTTGCCGGCGTTCAAGGCGCTCGGGGCGTCGTGGGCGGTGCACCGCGTGCTGCAGCGGCACGCCGGGCCGGCGACGCTCGTGACGGCGACCGACGGCAACTACGGGCGGGCGGTGGCGAGGATGGCGCGGTTGAACGGGCAGCGGGCGCACGTGTTCGTGCCGGAGCACGTGCACCCGGAGGTCAGGGCGGCGATTGCGGCGGAAGGTGCGCGGGTGAGCACCGTGCGGGGGTCGTACGACGATGCCGTCAAGGCTGCTGCCGGCGCTGACGGCGTGCTGGTGCAGGACATGGGGTGGCCCGGTTACGAGGAGGTGCCGGGGTGGATCGTCGAGGGGTACGCGACGCTGTGCGCGGAGGTCGACGAGCAGCTCGGGCAGGCGCCTGACCTGGTTGTCGTGCCGGTCGGGGTGGGGTCGCTGGCGCAGGCGGTGATCACGCACTACCGCAGCTCCACGGCCACGCCCCGGATCCTCGCGGTCGAACCGGAGAACGCCGCCTGCGTGACGGCGAGCCTGCTCAACGGCGCGCCGGTCACCATCGGCACCACCGATACGATCATGGCCGGGTTGAACTGCGGCACGCCGTCCGGCACCGCGTGGCCGTTCCTGCACAACGGCCTGGACGCGGCGATCACCGTCACCGACGAGGAATGTGCCAGGGCCGCAGCGGATCTGCACGCTCACGACGTCCACTCCGGACCGTGCGGGGCCGCGCCGCTCGCCGGGCTCAGGGCGGCTCCACGCGCGGAGCTCGGCCTCGACGAGACCTCCGTGGTCGTCCTGCTCAGCACCGAAGGCCGCACCGCCAACCCGCGAGGAGCAGCGTGA
- the ligA gene encoding NAD-dependent DNA ligase LigA, producing the protein MNAGDRIQELAARLFELRDAYYQGAPLVADAEYDALEDEFRGLLAEHPELTPADNPLDSVGAPAVLHAPVRHSRPMLSLEKANKPEQVEAFFARFPGQPVVVMPKLDGLSLALVYENGRLARAVTRGDGTTGDDVTYLTRALADGVPDRVDAPGRVEVRGECVMLRSTFDAYNKKNPDKPLINPRNAAAGTLRAKDPKAVEGRRMQFFAFDLTTEPESADSDLDAGLRKLGFSVAEMRHCKAAEEAQKVIESIEEQRNSLDYDLDGAVLRLADRDAFAAAGTRSSSPRGAIAYKFAAEEKTTVLADVVWDVGKTGKIAPVAWLEPVFVGGTTVTRATLANQEVIRARNIKIGDTVLIRRAGDVIPFVAGVLDASKRTGEEREIVPPAECPSCAQPLTEQGNSRELFCTNSACPAQTVRRLIHWSSRAAADIDAIGQVWIERLAETGDLVNPSDFYTLTKERLLEFDRVGEVSATRMIESIDRSRAVGLRRALIGLAIPMASEGTAARLCRAGFGSLEEVADAGVEALVAVDDIGAKVAESLTQHLTRLRPEIERLRARGVNLDVRDEDLPPVVAAGAPLEGKSVVITGSISDPRSGEKVARPTFQRMCEKAGATAASSVSASTDMLITGADVGASKLTKAEKLGVEVVDQGEIWAKLIAAGIA; encoded by the coding sequence ATGAACGCTGGGGACCGGATTCAGGAGCTCGCCGCCCGCCTCTTCGAGCTGCGCGACGCGTACTACCAGGGCGCGCCGTTGGTGGCCGACGCGGAGTACGACGCGCTGGAGGACGAGTTCCGGGGTCTGCTCGCGGAGCACCCGGAGCTGACGCCGGCGGACAACCCCCTGGACTCGGTCGGCGCGCCCGCGGTGCTGCACGCGCCGGTGCGGCATTCGCGGCCGATGTTGTCGTTGGAGAAGGCGAACAAGCCGGAGCAGGTCGAGGCGTTCTTCGCGCGGTTCCCCGGGCAGCCGGTGGTGGTGATGCCGAAGCTCGACGGGCTGTCGCTGGCGCTGGTGTACGAGAACGGGCGGCTGGCGCGGGCGGTCACGCGGGGTGACGGCACGACGGGTGACGACGTCACCTACCTGACGCGGGCGCTGGCCGACGGTGTGCCCGACCGGGTGGACGCGCCGGGGCGGGTCGAGGTGCGCGGCGAGTGCGTGATGTTGCGTTCGACGTTCGACGCGTACAACAAGAAGAACCCGGACAAGCCGTTGATCAACCCGCGCAACGCGGCGGCGGGCACGTTGCGCGCCAAGGACCCCAAGGCCGTTGAGGGCAGGCGGATGCAGTTCTTCGCCTTCGACCTCACGACCGAGCCGGAGAGCGCGGACTCCGATTTGGACGCCGGTCTGCGCAAGCTCGGCTTCAGCGTGGCCGAGATGCGGCACTGCAAGGCCGCGGAGGAGGCGCAGAAGGTCATCGAGTCGATCGAGGAGCAGCGCAACTCGCTCGACTACGACCTCGACGGCGCTGTGCTGCGCCTGGCCGACCGCGACGCGTTCGCCGCCGCCGGCACCCGGTCGAGCTCGCCGCGCGGTGCGATCGCCTACAAGTTCGCCGCCGAGGAGAAGACGACGGTGCTCGCCGACGTCGTCTGGGACGTCGGCAAGACCGGCAAGATCGCCCCCGTCGCCTGGCTGGAGCCGGTGTTCGTCGGCGGCACCACCGTCACCCGCGCGACCCTGGCGAACCAGGAGGTCATCCGCGCGCGCAACATCAAGATCGGCGACACGGTCCTGATCCGCCGCGCGGGCGATGTGATCCCGTTCGTGGCGGGCGTGCTCGACGCCTCGAAGCGCACCGGCGAGGAGCGCGAGATCGTGCCCCCGGCCGAGTGCCCCTCGTGCGCGCAACCGCTGACCGAGCAGGGCAACAGCCGCGAGCTGTTCTGCACGAACTCGGCGTGTCCCGCGCAGACCGTGCGCCGCCTCATCCACTGGTCGTCCCGCGCCGCCGCCGACATCGACGCCATCGGCCAGGTCTGGATCGAGCGCCTCGCCGAGACCGGCGATCTGGTGAACCCGTCCGACTTCTACACCCTCACCAAGGAACGCCTGCTGGAGTTCGACCGCGTCGGCGAGGTCTCCGCGACCCGCATGATCGAGTCCATCGACCGCAGCCGCGCCGTGGGCCTGCGCCGCGCCCTCATCGGCCTCGCCATCCCGATGGCCTCCGAAGGCACCGCCGCCCGCCTCTGCCGCGCCGGCTTCGGCTCCCTGGAAGAGGTCGCCGACGCGGGCGTCGAGGCCCTGGTGGCCGTCGACGACATCGGCGCCAAGGTCGCCGAGTCCCTCACCCAGCACCTCACCCGCCTGCGCCCCGAGATCGAACGCCTCCGCGCCCGCGGCGTGAACCTCGACGTCCGCGACGAGGACCTCCCGCCCGTCGTCGCCGCCGGCGCCCCGCTCGAGGGCAAGTCGGTCGTCATCACCGGCTCCATCAGCGACCCCCGCTCCGGCGAGAAGGTCGCCCGCCCCACCTTCCAGCGCATGTGCGAGAAGGCGGGCGCCACCGCCGCCTCCTCGGTCTCGGCGAGCACCGACATGCTCATCACGGGCGCGGACGTCGGCGCGAGCAAGCTGACGAAGGCCGAGAAGCTCGGCGTCGAGGTCGTGGACCAGGGGGAGATCTGGGCGAAGCTGATCGCCGCGGGCATCGCCTGA
- a CDS encoding pyridoxal phosphate-dependent aminotransferase gives MIPHSATLAVNEKINARRAAGRPVLHLGFGEAGLPVLPAVADALTAAAAENGYGPVAGSQRAREAAAGYLTRRDLPTDPGQIVFAPGSKPLLYAVLTALPGDVVLPVPSWVSYAAQAQLAGKRVIGVPVPVQSGGVPDPDLLEPALREARASGADPRVLVVTLPDNPTGTCGSADLVHRVCELADRHGLTILSDEIYRDLTFDPARHVSPARFLPERTVVTGGPSKSMALGGWRIGFARIADAGLRQDVTGIAGAVWSSLAAPMQAAAAHVLDEPQEVRDHLGASRRLHAAVLRATHEIFTAAGARCRAPEAGFYLYPDLEPLGLAEKTGVELSGRLLDEHDIGVLAGEHFGDDPAALRFRVATSLLYGSTVDERWEALRSADPVRLPWIAASLDQLRTALAAL, from the coding sequence ATGATCCCGCATTCCGCCACCCTGGCCGTCAACGAGAAGATCAACGCCCGGCGCGCCGCCGGGCGACCGGTGCTCCACCTCGGGTTCGGCGAGGCGGGCCTGCCCGTGCTGCCCGCGGTCGCCGACGCACTCACCGCGGCCGCCGCTGAGAACGGCTACGGGCCCGTCGCCGGCTCCCAGCGCGCCCGCGAAGCAGCCGCCGGATACCTGACCCGGCGCGACCTGCCCACCGACCCCGGCCAGATCGTGTTCGCACCCGGCAGCAAGCCGTTGCTCTACGCCGTGCTCACCGCGCTGCCCGGCGATGTCGTGCTGCCCGTGCCGTCGTGGGTTTCCTATGCCGCGCAAGCACAACTCGCCGGCAAGCGGGTGATCGGCGTGCCGGTACCCGTGCAGTCCGGTGGCGTGCCGGACCCGGACCTGCTCGAACCGGCGCTGCGTGAAGCCCGTGCGAGCGGAGCCGACCCGCGGGTGCTCGTCGTCACCCTCCCGGACAACCCCACCGGCACCTGCGGGAGCGCCGACCTGGTGCACCGCGTCTGCGAGCTGGCCGACCGGCACGGGCTCACCATCCTGTCCGACGAGATCTACCGCGATCTCACCTTCGACCCGGCCCGGCACGTCAGTCCGGCGAGGTTCCTGCCGGAGCGCACGGTCGTGACCGGCGGACCGAGCAAGAGCATGGCCCTGGGCGGCTGGCGGATCGGCTTCGCGCGCATCGCCGACGCCGGGCTGCGCCAGGACGTCACCGGCATCGCCGGCGCGGTCTGGTCCAGCCTCGCCGCGCCGATGCAGGCGGCGGCCGCCCACGTGCTCGACGAGCCGCAGGAGGTCCGCGACCACCTCGGCGCGAGCCGCCGCCTGCACGCCGCGGTGTTGCGGGCGACCCACGAGATCTTCACGGCGGCCGGAGCGCGGTGCCGTGCGCCGGAGGCGGGGTTCTACCTCTACCCGGACCTGGAACCGCTGGGGTTGGCGGAGAAGACCGGGGTCGAGCTGTCCGGGAGGTTGCTCGACGAGCACGACATCGGTGTCCTGGCTGGGGAGCACTTCGGTGACGACCCGGCGGCACTGCGGTTCCGCGTCGCCACGAGCCTGCTCTACGGGTCCACTGTGGACGAGCGGTGGGAGGCGTTGCGCAGTGCCGATCCGGTGCGGCTGCCGTGGATCGCGGCGAGCCTCGACCAGCTCAGGACCGCGCTCGCCGCGCTGTGA
- a CDS encoding response regulator — protein MIRVLLADDQALIRSAFRALLQAEDDIEVVAEAADGAECVAQARTHLPDIALVDVQMPEVDGIEATRRIAADPSLAQVHVVILTNYGLDEYVFEALRAGAAGFLVKDVHPEDFLHAVRVAARGDALLAPSITRRLIDRYVSQPRLGSHGLPDLTTREQEAVVLVAQGLSNDEIAARMVISPLTAKTHVNRAMTKLHARDRAQLVVIAYESGLVTPRENAGDTR, from the coding sequence GTGATCCGCGTCCTGCTCGCCGACGACCAAGCCCTGATCCGCAGCGCCTTCCGCGCGCTGCTGCAGGCCGAGGACGACATCGAGGTCGTCGCCGAAGCCGCCGACGGCGCCGAGTGCGTCGCCCAGGCCCGCACCCACCTGCCGGACATCGCACTCGTGGACGTCCAGATGCCCGAGGTCGACGGCATCGAGGCCACCCGCCGCATCGCCGCCGACCCGTCGCTGGCACAGGTGCACGTCGTCATCCTCACCAACTACGGTCTCGACGAGTACGTGTTCGAGGCACTGCGAGCAGGCGCGGCCGGCTTCCTCGTCAAGGACGTGCACCCGGAGGACTTCCTGCACGCGGTCCGCGTCGCCGCCCGCGGCGACGCCCTGCTCGCACCGTCCATCACCCGCAGGCTCATCGACCGGTACGTGAGCCAGCCCCGGCTCGGCTCCCACGGCCTGCCCGACCTCACCACCCGCGAGCAGGAGGCCGTCGTGCTGGTCGCGCAGGGCCTGTCGAACGACGAGATCGCCGCGCGCATGGTGATCAGCCCGCTCACCGCGAAGACCCACGTCAACCGCGCCATGACGAAGCTGCACGCCCGCGACCGCGCCCAGCTCGTGGTCATCGCCTACGAGTCCGGCCTCGTCACGCCTCGCGAGAACGCCGGCGACACCCGCTGA
- a CDS encoding sensor histidine kinase, whose amino-acid sequence MSRWTDWAIATGVATSLVIAGAAQAATPLGYAFLAASGLALAARRSHPRAVLAATGLTALGYQATGLDVPVIAFLFAVYATMRAGHHVVTVAGSVLMLAALPLAVLLSPRAPSTAEAFTQSRDVLQIAWLIAAAAAGEALRQAEKRADEAERTREETALRRANEERLHIARELHDSLTHQISVIKLHAEVAVHLARKREEDVPDALLAIRDASREATRELRATLEALRDDTEHHGLHDVPDLVHRARSTGLDAQLTIEGHHDDLPAAVDRTAYRIVQESLTNITRHAHAATARIHIDHRQDALVIRVDDDGTAPPTGTPGVGIRGMRERVTALGGHLDAAPRTGGGFCVQAELPVVHP is encoded by the coding sequence ATGAGCAGGTGGACGGACTGGGCGATCGCGACCGGCGTAGCCACGAGCCTCGTGATCGCCGGTGCCGCGCAGGCCGCCACACCGCTCGGGTACGCGTTCCTCGCCGCGAGCGGACTCGCCCTCGCCGCCCGCCGCAGCCACCCGCGTGCCGTCCTCGCCGCCACCGGCCTCACCGCGCTCGGCTACCAGGCCACCGGGCTCGACGTGCCGGTGATCGCGTTCCTGTTCGCCGTCTACGCCACCATGCGCGCGGGCCACCACGTCGTCACGGTGGCCGGTTCGGTGCTGATGCTCGCCGCACTCCCCCTCGCCGTCCTGCTGTCCCCGCGCGCCCCCTCCACCGCCGAGGCGTTCACGCAAAGCCGTGACGTGCTGCAGATCGCCTGGCTGATCGCGGCCGCCGCGGCGGGCGAAGCGTTGCGGCAGGCCGAGAAACGCGCCGACGAGGCCGAACGCACCCGCGAGGAGACCGCCCTGCGCCGGGCGAACGAGGAACGCCTGCACATCGCCCGCGAACTGCACGACTCGCTCACCCACCAGATCTCGGTGATCAAGCTGCACGCCGAGGTCGCCGTCCACCTCGCCCGCAAGCGCGAGGAGGACGTCCCGGACGCCCTTCTCGCCATCCGCGACGCCAGCCGCGAGGCGACCAGGGAGCTCCGCGCCACCCTCGAAGCGCTCAGGGACGACACCGAGCACCACGGCCTGCACGACGTCCCCGACCTCGTGCACCGCGCGCGCAGCACCGGCCTCGACGCCCAGCTGACGATCGAGGGCCACCACGACGACCTCCCGGCAGCAGTCGACCGGACCGCGTACCGGATCGTGCAGGAGTCCCTCACCAACATCACCCGCCACGCCCACGCCGCCACCGCCCGCATCCACATCGACCACCGCCAGGACGCGCTCGTCATCCGGGTCGACGACGACGGCACCGCCCCGCCGACCGGCACCCCCGGCGTCGGCATCCGGGGCATGCGCGAACGGGTCACCGCGCTGGGCGGCCACCTCGACGCCGCCCCGCGCACCGGCGGCGGCTTCTGCGTCCAGGCCGAGCTCCCGGTGGTGCACCCGTGA
- a CDS encoding DUF6223 family protein yields the protein MVVLAAMLDLSLKEADMVLAQIAEMTAGRMWSLVGGVLGLAGVVLALVARRFALTAVGVGAAGAVIGALVVVFAKGGPGTGYGIVGGYVALVVGLAAVLVGLLRRRGVRAAGPSAG from the coding sequence GTGGTGGTTCTCGCGGCCATGCTCGATCTCTCGCTGAAGGAGGCAGACATGGTGTTGGCACAGATAGCTGAGATGACCGCGGGACGGATGTGGTCACTCGTGGGCGGTGTGCTCGGTTTGGCCGGTGTGGTGCTCGCGCTCGTTGCGCGCCGTTTCGCACTGACAGCTGTTGGCGTAGGTGCGGCAGGTGCGGTGATCGGCGCGCTCGTGGTGGTGTTCGCCAAAGGCGGTCCCGGTACCGGCTACGGCATCGTCGGCGGCTACGTGGCGTTGGTGGTGGGGTTGGCCGCGGTGCTCGTGGGCCTGCTCAGGCGTAGAGGCGTGCGGGCTGCTGGACCGTCCGCCGGGTGA
- a CDS encoding ROK family protein yields the protein MTTVDHLRQVRLGNLRTVLLALVDKPGSRADLAARTGLTKATLSNLTEPLLANGVLVEEPATLTGVGRPSKPLRFHPAGPVAIGVEVNVEHLAVETLGLDGETVHRRRIPADHRAATADEVLDRVVALVRQSTEDRAVLGVGLAVPGVVYDGTVVRAPNLPNLVGENLAQDLSGRLGLDVELENEANLAALAHLWPRHLAGEDFVHVSADVGIGAGVVLGGEVYRGVSGFAGELGHVVIERDGVRCTCGSRGCVERYAGLDVMLSAAKKKTLDELTTALQTDERARKAVHEAGRALGVGLATLMNLFDVPTVVLGGSYAVLHEHLSAAIRSEMDTRVLAGGERHTRLLASPLGEFAVVRGAAGMVTRRTVQQPARLYA from the coding sequence ATGACCACCGTCGACCACCTGCGCCAGGTCCGCCTCGGCAACCTGCGCACCGTCCTGCTCGCACTGGTCGACAAACCCGGTTCGCGGGCGGACCTCGCCGCCCGCACCGGGCTCACCAAGGCCACGCTGTCCAACCTCACCGAGCCGTTGCTCGCCAACGGCGTTCTCGTCGAGGAACCCGCCACGCTGACCGGCGTCGGCCGTCCGTCGAAGCCGCTGCGCTTCCACCCGGCCGGTCCGGTGGCCATCGGGGTCGAGGTCAACGTCGAGCACCTCGCCGTCGAGACCCTCGGGCTCGACGGCGAGACCGTGCACCGGCGGCGCATCCCCGCCGACCACCGGGCGGCGACGGCCGACGAGGTGCTCGACCGGGTCGTCGCGCTGGTCCGGCAGTCCACCGAGGACCGCGCGGTGCTCGGCGTCGGGCTCGCCGTGCCGGGTGTGGTGTACGACGGCACCGTCGTCAGGGCGCCCAACCTGCCCAACCTGGTGGGTGAGAACCTCGCGCAGGACCTCAGCGGGCGGCTCGGCCTCGACGTCGAGCTGGAGAACGAGGCCAACCTCGCCGCCCTCGCCCACCTGTGGCCGCGGCACCTGGCGGGCGAGGACTTCGTGCACGTGTCCGCCGACGTCGGCATCGGCGCGGGCGTGGTGCTGGGCGGCGAGGTCTACCGCGGGGTCAGCGGGTTCGCCGGCGAGCTGGGCCACGTCGTCATCGAGCGCGACGGCGTGCGGTGCACGTGTGGCAGCCGTGGGTGCGTGGAGCGTTATGCGGGGCTCGACGTCATGCTCAGCGCGGCGAAGAAGAAGACCCTCGACGAGCTCACGACCGCCCTGCAGACCGATGAACGCGCACGGAAAGCGGTCCACGAGGCCGGCCGTGCGCTCGGGGTGGGGCTGGCGACGTTGATGAACCTCTTCGACGTGCCGACCGTGGTGCTCGGCGGCAGCTACGCCGTGCTGCACGAGCACCTGAGCGCCGCGATCCGGTCCGAGATGGACACCCGCGTGCTGGCGGGCGGGGAACGGCACACCCGGCTGCTGGCCTCACCGCTCGGCGAGTTCGCGGTCGTGCGCGGCGCGGCGGGCATGGTCACCCGGCGGACGGTCCAGCAGCCCGCACGCCTCTACGCCTGA